A genome region from Psychrobacter jeotgali includes the following:
- a CDS encoding acyl-CoA dehydrogenase C-terminal domain-containing protein: MAVYNAPLNDMRFILTDVFKAHEFWQNNDNLSHVDMETVDMILEEMAKLSKNVLLPINRSGDEEGATFEGDGVVTTPTGFKEAYQQYAESGWVGLSGNSEYGGQGFPKMVTMLTEEMVFTANQSFALYPNLTVGATLCLNAAASEEQKQTYLEKMYNGEWSGTMCLTEPHAGTDLGIIKTKAVPNDDGSYQISGTKIFITGGEHDLTENIIHLVLAKTPNAPEGSKGISLFVVPKFLVNEDGSLGERNTLAVGSIEHKMGIKASATCVMNFDDAKGWMVGAENTGLASMFIMMNYERVTMGLQGLGGTELAYQNAALYANDRAQGRSDTQLQSPEKPADAIIHHADVRRMLLNAKTNSEASRCFAMYVAKNLDEEKFSTDPEAAKAAAARVALLTPVAKAFLTDKALEATIDCQQVFGGHGYVREWGMEQIVRDTRIAQIYEGTNGIQALDLLGRKVARNNGKYITHFLAEIRDFVGAMQADHSIKQATLDAADKIEALTETVLTNIGVRKSEINGCAVDYMHAFGYLCYSYMFALMVEAANGKQGEFYTNKAKLADYFVGRVLPRIDAHVQMVQAGSGPMMDFDLDYFDVPAS; the protein is encoded by the coding sequence ATGGCTGTCTACAATGCTCCCCTTAATGATATGCGTTTTATTTTAACGGATGTCTTTAAAGCCCATGAATTCTGGCAAAATAACGATAATTTATCCCATGTTGACATGGAAACTGTCGATATGATTCTAGAAGAGATGGCCAAGCTATCCAAAAATGTTCTATTGCCTATTAATCGCAGTGGCGATGAAGAAGGCGCCACCTTTGAAGGCGACGGCGTAGTAACGACCCCTACCGGCTTCAAAGAAGCTTACCAGCAGTATGCAGAGTCAGGCTGGGTGGGCTTGAGCGGTAATTCTGAGTATGGCGGTCAAGGCTTCCCTAAAATGGTTACCATGCTGACTGAGGAGATGGTCTTTACCGCGAACCAATCATTTGCCCTCTACCCTAACCTTACTGTTGGCGCTACCCTTTGTCTAAATGCTGCCGCCAGTGAAGAGCAAAAACAGACTTATTTAGAAAAAATGTATAATGGGGAATGGTCGGGCACTATGTGTCTAACTGAACCGCATGCAGGTACGGATCTAGGTATTATCAAAACCAAAGCCGTCCCTAATGATGATGGAAGCTATCAGATCTCCGGTACCAAGATTTTTATCACTGGCGGCGAGCACGACTTAACTGAAAATATCATTCATTTAGTATTGGCAAAAACACCTAATGCTCCTGAGGGCTCAAAGGGTATTTCTTTATTCGTAGTACCTAAATTCTTAGTCAATGAAGACGGTAGTTTGGGTGAGCGCAACACCTTAGCCGTTGGTTCTATTGAACATAAAATGGGTATCAAAGCTTCAGCCACTTGTGTGATGAACTTTGATGACGCTAAAGGCTGGATGGTTGGTGCAGAGAACACCGGTCTTGCCTCCATGTTCATTATGATGAACTATGAGCGTGTCACCATGGGTCTGCAAGGCCTAGGCGGTACTGAGCTGGCTTATCAAAATGCAGCGCTTTATGCCAATGATCGTGCTCAAGGCCGTAGTGATACTCAGCTGCAAAGCCCTGAGAAGCCTGCGGATGCTATTATTCATCACGCTGATGTACGCCGTATGCTATTGAACGCTAAAACCAATAGCGAGGCTTCACGCTGCTTTGCAATGTATGTGGCCAAAAACCTTGATGAAGAAAAGTTTAGTACCGACCCTGAAGCGGCAAAAGCGGCCGCAGCTCGTGTAGCTCTACTAACTCCTGTTGCCAAAGCATTTTTGACTGATAAAGCGCTTGAAGCCACTATTGATTGTCAACAAGTCTTTGGTGGTCACGGTTATGTACGCGAATGGGGTATGGAGCAAATCGTTCGTGATACGCGCATTGCGCAAATTTATGAAGGTACTAACGGTATTCAAGCGCTTGACTTATTAGGCCGTAAAGTTGCTCGTAATAATGGTAAATATATCACCCATTTCTTAGCTGAAATTCGTGACTTTGTCGGCGCTATGCAAGCAGATCATAGTATCAAACAGGCGACTTTAGACGCTGCTGATAAAATCGAAGCGCTCACTGAAACGGTACTAACTAACATCGGTGTGCGTAAGAGCGAAATTAATGGCTGTGCTGTCGATTATATGCATGCCTTTGGTTATTTATGCTACTCCTATATGTTTGCATTGATGGTCGAAGCAGCTAATGGTAAGCAAGGCGAGTTTTATACCAATAAAGCCAAGCTTGCAGATTACTTCGTAGGCCGAGTACTACCACGTATCGACGCTCATGTGCAGATGGTACAGGCAGGTAGTGGCCCAATGATGGACTTTGATCTTGATTACTTTGATGTACCAGCCAGCTAA
- the dnaB gene encoding replicative DNA helicase: MADTDKTDDLLNQTPPHNIDIEKALLASLMSIEEAYDKIADIVTKDDFYAGRHQHIFAAIAHLAAVGEPYDTVMVHDWLEAQKLLKAAGGDSYLADILSQSPATLFNLTAYAQRVRELSTLRQLITTGNEMLTLAYNPKDQTVSDILDNVEAKIFSINEQHNKRAEQRGPVGITSVLTNVIDKIQELKSNPDGMIGLQTPFVELNNKTQGLQAGDLIIVAARPSMGKTTFAMNLAEGVLFNEDLPVVVFSMEMPAESIVMRLLSSWGAINQTHLRSGQMNEDEWAKMMNAIQHLQSKHLYIDDSTALPPSELRSRCRRIAKNHDGRLGAIIVDYLQLMKVPNLDGNRVGEISEISRSLKALARELECPVIALSQLNRSLENRPNKRPIMSDLRESGAIEQDADLIMFIYRDEVYNENSDHKGVAEIIIGKQRNGPIGTIRLGFEGQFTRFINLTPEYYQGASFDDE; this comes from the coding sequence ATGGCAGATACTGACAAAACCGACGACTTACTCAATCAAACGCCGCCACACAATATTGATATTGAAAAGGCGTTGTTGGCTTCTTTGATGAGTATCGAAGAAGCTTACGACAAGATTGCAGATATTGTCACCAAAGACGACTTTTATGCGGGACGTCATCAACATATTTTTGCCGCTATTGCTCATTTGGCAGCTGTGGGTGAGCCTTATGATACCGTCATGGTACACGATTGGCTGGAAGCTCAAAAACTACTAAAAGCTGCGGGTGGCGATAGTTATTTAGCCGATATTTTGAGTCAAAGTCCGGCAACTTTATTTAACTTAACGGCCTATGCGCAGCGCGTCCGCGAGTTATCAACTTTGCGCCAATTGATTACCACGGGCAATGAGATGTTGACGCTGGCTTATAACCCTAAAGATCAAACCGTCAGCGATATCTTAGATAATGTTGAAGCTAAAATATTTAGTATTAATGAGCAACATAATAAGCGTGCCGAGCAGCGGGGTCCTGTCGGTATCACCTCAGTATTAACCAACGTAATTGATAAAATCCAAGAACTTAAATCCAATCCTGACGGCATGATTGGTCTGCAAACCCCCTTTGTTGAGCTCAATAATAAAACGCAAGGTCTGCAAGCTGGCGATTTAATTATTGTGGCTGCCCGCCCCTCAATGGGTAAGACCACCTTTGCCATGAACTTGGCAGAAGGGGTTTTATTTAATGAAGACCTCCCAGTAGTGGTGTTTTCGATGGAGATGCCCGCTGAGTCTATCGTCATGCGTTTGCTGTCCTCATGGGGAGCCATTAATCAAACGCATTTACGCTCAGGGCAGATGAATGAAGATGAATGGGCGAAAATGATGAACGCCATTCAGCATCTACAATCCAAGCATCTATATATCGATGATAGTACCGCTCTACCGCCCTCCGAGCTGCGTTCACGTTGCCGACGCATCGCCAAAAACCACGATGGACGCTTAGGCGCTATCATTGTCGATTATCTGCAATTGATGAAAGTACCCAATCTCGATGGTAACCGGGTTGGGGAGATCTCAGAGATTTCACGTAGTCTGAAAGCTTTGGCACGTGAACTTGAATGTCCGGTAATTGCCCTATCCCAGCTGAACCGTAGCCTTGAGAATCGCCCGAACAAACGCCCTATTATGTCGGATCTACGCGAGTCCGGCGCTATTGAGCAGGACGCCGATTTGATTATGTTTATCTATCGCGATGAAGTTTATAATGAAAATTCCGATCATAAAGGCGTGGCTGAGATCATCATCGGTAAACAGCGTAACGGCCCTATCGGTACCATACGTCTAGGTTTTGAAGGTCAATTTACCCGCTTTATCAATCTAACGCCCGAATATTATCAAGGCGCTAGTTTTGATGATGAATAA
- the alr gene encoding alanine racemase, producing the protein MRKATITIHPAAISHNLLQVKHRVKSAKVLAMVKANAYGHGVAAVLPALQDADGIGVASFTEALEARQLGWDKTIGLVEGVFSAGEWQQAIDNHCSCVIHHRPQLDWALAMLPPSDSPTRMVWLKYNTGMNRLGFDAEGVIKAAQLLHDAGYQLVLTTHFANADQRDHPLNDIQIQRFSNMLSHLREHIDPDIKGSLCNSAAVINFPEYAYDWVRPGIMLYGSSPVSDKQAYELNLQPAMEFSAHIMALQTVNTGEAIGYGSRWIAGEPTRTALVSIGYGDGYPRVINDKAYVCVIDHNRQNNYKCPIIGRVAMDMLVIDLSSAPVDIALDSQVILWGATPHVDEVASHAGTIGYELLCRLSARPERLQA; encoded by the coding sequence ATGCGCAAAGCCACTATTACCATTCATCCAGCTGCCATTAGCCATAACCTCCTGCAAGTCAAACACCGTGTAAAAAGTGCCAAAGTTTTAGCTATGGTAAAAGCCAATGCTTATGGTCATGGCGTAGCAGCTGTCCTGCCTGCCCTACAAGATGCCGATGGTATTGGGGTCGCCAGTTTTACCGAAGCTTTGGAGGCGCGGCAATTAGGCTGGGATAAAACTATTGGTCTAGTAGAAGGGGTTTTTAGCGCCGGCGAGTGGCAACAGGCTATCGACAACCATTGCAGCTGCGTGATTCATCATCGCCCGCAGCTGGATTGGGCGTTAGCAATGCTGCCACCAAGCGATAGTCCAACCCGAATGGTATGGCTGAAATACAATACAGGCATGAATCGTTTGGGTTTTGATGCCGAGGGTGTTATTAAAGCGGCTCAGCTTTTACATGATGCCGGTTACCAGCTGGTTTTGACCACTCATTTTGCTAACGCTGATCAGCGCGACCATCCACTAAACGACATTCAAATTCAGCGTTTTTCTAACATGCTCAGTCATTTGCGTGAGCATATCGATCCCGATATTAAAGGCTCTTTATGTAATTCAGCGGCAGTGATTAACTTTCCTGAATATGCCTATGATTGGGTACGCCCAGGGATTATGCTTTATGGCAGCTCACCTGTTAGTGATAAACAAGCTTATGAATTAAATTTGCAGCCTGCCATGGAGTTTAGCGCTCATATTATGGCGCTACAAACTGTTAATACAGGAGAGGCTATAGGTTACGGTAGTCGCTGGATAGCTGGTGAGCCTACCAGAACGGCGCTAGTCAGTATCGGTTATGGTGATGGTTATCCTCGGGTCATTAATGACAAGGCTTATGTCTGCGTTATCGATCATAACCGTCAGAATAATTATAAATGCCCTATTATTGGCCGTGTAGCCATGGATATGCTCGTCATTGATTTGAGCAGTGCACCCGTTGATATCGCCCTTGATAGCCAAGTCATATTATGGGGCGCTACCCCGCATGTTGATGAAGTGGCTAGTCATGCCGGCACCATTGGCTATGAGCTATTATGCCGCCTAAGTGCTCGCCCCGAGCGTCTACAAGCGTAA
- the rsmA gene encoding 16S rRNA (adenine(1518)-N(6)/adenine(1519)-N(6))-dimethyltransferase RsmA: MSKNSFDTQTLSANLRRTKHQPRKRFGQNFLHDESVIRQIVDSIHLDRDDNLIEIGPGMGALTEPLLAEVDAMTVVELDRDLADSLRIRIGANSHPNFTIIKASAMDVDYRELYSPERGKLRVVGNLPYNISTPILFHLLNYADVIKDMHFMLQKEVVERITAEVGSKTYGRLSVIMQYHCDTDYLLTVPKEAFNPAPKVTSAVFRLSPHKTKPVVAEDEPYFAIVVRETFNHRRKTLRAIFKKSTLLPTLSEDDFAACGIDPQARPETLSVSDFVALSNQAKARLDS, from the coding sequence ATGTCTAAAAACTCGTTTGATACTCAGACGCTTAGTGCCAATCTGCGACGTACTAAACACCAACCTCGTAAACGCTTTGGTCAAAACTTTTTGCATGACGAGAGTGTTATTCGTCAAATTGTCGATAGTATTCATCTTGATCGCGATGATAATTTGATTGAGATTGGTCCTGGTATGGGGGCGCTAACCGAGCCGCTACTGGCAGAAGTGGATGCTATGACCGTGGTGGAGCTCGATCGTGATTTGGCAGATAGCTTACGCATCCGTATTGGCGCTAATAGCCATCCTAACTTCACTATCATTAAAGCCAGTGCGATGGATGTCGATTATCGAGAGCTATACAGCCCCGAGCGCGGTAAACTGCGTGTAGTTGGTAATTTGCCTTATAACATCTCGACGCCGATATTGTTTCATTTGCTCAATTACGCTGATGTTATTAAAGATATGCACTTTATGCTACAAAAAGAGGTGGTCGAGCGTATTACTGCTGAAGTGGGTAGCAAGACTTATGGGCGTCTATCGGTCATCATGCAGTATCATTGTGATACCGACTATTTATTGACCGTACCTAAAGAAGCTTTCAATCCAGCACCTAAAGTTACCAGTGCGGTATTTAGACTGTCGCCGCATAAAACCAAGCCGGTAGTTGCAGAAGATGAGCCGTATTTTGCCATTGTGGTGCGCGAAACTTTTAATCATCGCCGCAAAACTCTGCGTGCAATCTTCAAAAAATCTACGCTACTGCCAACCTTGAGTGAAGATGACTTTGCAGCTTGTGGCATTGATCCACAAGCCCGCCCAGAAACCTTAAGCGTCAGCGACTTTGTAGCGCTTAGTAATCAAGCTAAAGCTAGGCTGGACAGCTAG
- a CDS encoding symmetrical bis(5'-nucleosyl)-tetraphosphatase encodes MSFRHQYVIGDLQGCYAAFQQLLKTLDFDPAQDKLWFAGDLVARGEDSLNTLREVKALCEQGAAATVLGNHDLNLLAVWRGATEIKKKDQTAPIFAADDCDELLQWLRHQPLLTYPDQHTVLVHAGIPPHWRIAEAEQYARQLEAQLKGSLKQLDRLLPHLYSKTADEWHTGINGFTKMRAITNYFTRMRLCKQDGTLEFSFTASLDSKMPADFLPWFEWQMPRERKILFGHWAALKGKVDLPHARALDGGCVWGNYLLAYRLGDGKVITSSAHCPKP; translated from the coding sequence ATGAGTTTTCGTCACCAATATGTTATCGGCGACCTGCAAGGTTGCTATGCTGCCTTTCAGCAATTGCTTAAAACCCTAGATTTTGATCCTGCTCAAGATAAGCTCTGGTTTGCTGGGGACTTAGTCGCACGTGGTGAGGATTCGCTAAACACTTTACGAGAGGTAAAGGCGCTGTGTGAACAAGGGGCGGCCGCCACCGTACTTGGTAATCATGATTTGAACTTGTTAGCAGTCTGGCGCGGGGCTACTGAGATTAAGAAAAAGGATCAGACTGCGCCGATCTTTGCCGCCGATGATTGCGATGAGCTGCTGCAATGGCTACGTCATCAGCCGTTATTAACTTATCCTGATCAACATACGGTACTGGTACATGCCGGCATTCCGCCGCATTGGCGTATTGCAGAAGCTGAGCAGTATGCTAGGCAATTAGAGGCGCAGCTGAAGGGCAGCTTAAAGCAGCTGGATCGATTGCTGCCGCATTTATATAGCAAAACCGCTGACGAGTGGCATACTGGTATTAACGGTTTCACCAAGATGCGGGCGATAACCAATTACTTTACTCGGATGCGGTTATGCAAGCAAGATGGTACATTAGAATTTAGCTTTACTGCCAGTCTAGATAGCAAAATGCCCGCTGACTTCTTGCCTTGGTTTGAATGGCAAATGCCACGTGAGCGCAAGATACTATTTGGCCATTGGGCGGCACTGAAGGGTAAGGTTGATTTGCCGCATGCTCGTGCGCTCGATGGCGGCTGTGTTTGGGGCAATTATTTATTAGCCTATCGATTAGGCGATGGCAAAGTCATCACTTCAAGCGCACATTGTCCTAAGCCGTAA
- the argF gene encoding ornithine carbamoyltransferase, which yields MSLRHFLTLSDLTRQELQDLIKRASELRKMQHAGEIYQPFVGRTLGMIFEKSSTRTRISFETGMGQFGGSAIFLSPNDTQLGRGEPLEDSARVISSMVDIIMIRTFGHEKVETFAEYSSVPIINALTDDFHPCQLLADMQTYYEHRGSIENKIVTWVGDGNNMCASFMQAANQFGFELRVAAPYGFEPDPKLMERFSHCVSLVENVQDAAKDSNLIVTDVWASMGQESEQNTRARRFAPYQVTPSLLDKADPDVVFMHCLPAHRGEEISHDMLDDPRSVVWDEAENRLHAQKALMEFLLKDKIKLAV from the coding sequence ATGAGTTTGCGCCACTTTTTGACCCTATCTGATTTAACCCGACAAGAGCTACAAGACCTTATCAAACGTGCTAGTGAACTGCGTAAAATGCAGCATGCCGGCGAGATTTATCAGCCTTTTGTAGGCCGTACGCTTGGTATGATTTTTGAGAAGTCCTCTACCCGTACCCGTATCTCATTTGAGACTGGTATGGGACAATTTGGCGGCAGTGCGATATTTTTATCGCCTAATGACACTCAGCTAGGTCGCGGTGAGCCGCTAGAGGACTCTGCACGCGTTATCTCCAGCATGGTCGATATCATCATGATTCGCACTTTTGGGCACGAAAAAGTAGAAACTTTTGCTGAATATTCAAGCGTGCCTATTATCAATGCGCTGACCGATGACTTTCATCCCTGCCAGCTGCTTGCCGACATGCAAACCTATTATGAGCACCGCGGCAGTATTGAGAATAAAATCGTCACTTGGGTCGGCGATGGCAATAATATGTGTGCCTCCTTTATGCAAGCGGCCAACCAATTTGGCTTTGAGCTGCGCGTAGCGGCGCCCTATGGGTTTGAACCTGATCCAAAGCTGATGGAGCGCTTCTCGCACTGCGTTAGCTTGGTTGAAAATGTTCAAGATGCCGCCAAAGACTCCAATCTCATTGTCACCGATGTTTGGGCTAGTATGGGACAAGAATCTGAACAAAATACCCGTGCCCGCCGGTTTGCGCCTTACCAAGTAACGCCTTCCCTATTAGACAAAGCAGATCCTGATGTGGTGTTTATGCACTGTCTGCCGGCGCATCGGGGGGAAGAGATTTCGCACGATATGCTCGATGATCCACGCTCGGTAGTTTGGGATGAAGCCGAAAACCGCTTGCATGCACAAAAGGCATTGATGGAGTTTTTGTTAAAAGATAAGATCAAATTGGCTGTATAA
- a CDS encoding site-specific recombinase → MPDIKHILQQITALSDIPDPSVLKRLIDELRVTEKAPVLANEKVQALIDTLHQHPEYADGLTSFVLKLIIQYRQIALYTDTGIMSDESFFSSLRRLIGHRFLPLLPQDDSVVDLVGYLFDHASDERWLANIEKDKWNKLVELLKVEDNHLHLVATAKNSILNAIIILSYRISGIGLHPDLMESYPQILNYSASFVAQNQEAVLFVNQYRQAHELDTLTDVTPDHEVDAAPLLVMLEQCEDIVATVRKRIYKTGISIRLTNMMLRLDQSLQRMRILTELVTDDDHKRDCAIIELVQTLITTAQRRYSIGYLIDNNTKLLSRKVTDNASRVGEHYISTDEAGYRKMFKKASIGGLVIAFMATIKILAYHLALAPMGKAFINSMIYGLGFVFIHIIHGTVATKQPAMTAAAIASTISDGSGKKSHQLTKLSELVVDILRTQFIAIMGNVMVAIPVALMISFAWLQYNGVPMVDDTKAASLLHDLDPFRSLALPHAAIAGVYLFLAGLIAGYYDNLAVYNRIGARIHRHWLLQRLLPKSWLQRLGVFVEANLGAIMGNFLFGVFLGSTATIGYLFGLPIDIRHIAFASANLAHGLFNLSTSELSWSLILVSILGVALIGIVNLMVSFSLALFVALRSKEVRFFEWGRLTRLIFGHAISHPSDFFWPRQKPMKYARIDSRGHMIFDDSSIHQGAAPLPNNYVVRRLSDVKISPESIQAHAKSEKANLDIHYDNQPKSSETSFDASGVNYEGRATHTSVPKRVIDLDDGLNDEELNSQPYSDNIQYDKTSKTPATSSDNISDSTAGNKEADSKTTGEAKNPLPKPKKPPKLPN, encoded by the coding sequence GTGCCAGATATAAAACATATTTTACAGCAGATTACTGCGCTCAGCGACATACCAGATCCTTCGGTACTCAAGCGCTTGATCGATGAATTACGGGTAACTGAAAAGGCACCTGTACTGGCTAATGAGAAAGTACAAGCGCTCATTGATACCTTACATCAACATCCTGAGTATGCCGACGGCTTAACCAGCTTTGTGCTCAAACTTATTATTCAATATCGTCAGATTGCGCTATATACTGATACCGGCATCATGTCAGACGAGAGCTTTTTTAGTAGCTTACGCCGTTTGATTGGTCATCGCTTCTTACCATTGCTGCCACAAGATGATTCCGTAGTTGACTTGGTTGGCTATTTATTTGACCATGCTTCCGATGAACGTTGGCTTGCCAATATTGAAAAAGACAAGTGGAATAAACTTGTCGAACTGCTCAAAGTTGAGGACAATCACTTACATCTAGTAGCTACTGCCAAGAACAGTATTTTAAATGCCATCATCATCTTATCTTATCGTATTAGCGGCATCGGACTACACCCTGATCTGATGGAGTCCTATCCGCAAATACTCAACTATTCAGCCTCCTTTGTGGCGCAAAACCAAGAAGCGGTCTTGTTCGTTAATCAATACCGGCAAGCGCACGAGCTTGACACCTTAACAGATGTCACGCCTGATCATGAGGTTGATGCAGCACCGCTACTGGTTATGCTTGAGCAATGTGAAGATATTGTAGCTACGGTACGCAAACGCATTTACAAAACTGGTATCTCTATTCGTCTGACTAACATGATGCTGCGCCTGGATCAAAGTCTACAACGTATGCGCATTTTGACTGAGCTGGTGACAGATGATGATCATAAGCGTGACTGCGCTATTATTGAGCTGGTGCAGACCCTCATAACGACAGCCCAGCGCCGCTATAGTATTGGTTATCTCATTGATAACAATACCAAACTATTATCACGTAAGGTTACCGATAACGCCAGCCGGGTTGGCGAGCACTATATCAGTACTGATGAAGCCGGTTATCGCAAAATGTTCAAAAAAGCCTCTATCGGCGGCTTGGTTATTGCTTTTATGGCCACTATTAAAATACTGGCTTATCACTTAGCGCTAGCACCGATGGGTAAAGCCTTTATAAACAGTATGATCTACGGATTAGGCTTTGTCTTTATTCATATCATTCATGGTACTGTCGCAACCAAGCAGCCTGCTATGACTGCCGCCGCTATTGCCTCAACAATATCGGATGGCTCAGGCAAAAAGTCCCATCAACTGACTAAGCTTTCAGAATTGGTCGTTGATATTTTGCGTACCCAATTTATTGCGATTATGGGTAACGTTATGGTCGCTATCCCAGTAGCCCTTATGATCTCGTTCGCATGGCTGCAGTATAACGGCGTACCTATGGTTGATGATACTAAGGCTGCAAGCTTACTACATGATCTTGACCCTTTTCGCTCACTTGCTCTACCCCACGCTGCTATCGCTGGCGTCTATTTGTTTTTGGCGGGTTTGATTGCGGGTTATTATGATAATTTGGCAGTCTATAATCGTATTGGCGCACGCATTCATCGTCATTGGCTACTCCAGCGCTTATTACCAAAATCATGGCTACAACGTTTAGGTGTCTTTGTAGAGGCTAACCTTGGGGCAATAATGGGTAATTTTTTATTCGGGGTATTCTTGGGTAGTACCGCTACTATCGGCTACTTATTTGGCTTGCCAATTGATATTCGCCATATTGCCTTTGCTTCAGCCAACTTAGCACATGGATTATTCAATTTATCAACATCAGAGCTGAGCTGGAGTCTTATTTTAGTATCGATACTTGGTGTGGCACTCATTGGTATAGTCAACTTGATGGTAAGCTTCTCGCTCGCACTGTTTGTCGCACTACGCTCAAAAGAGGTACGCTTCTTTGAATGGGGACGCCTGACTAGGCTGATCTTTGGCCATGCTATCAGCCACCCTTCTGACTTTTTTTGGCCACGGCAAAAACCTATGAAGTATGCTCGTATTGACAGTCGAGGGCATATGATTTTTGACGATAGCTCGATTCATCAAGGAGCGGCACCGCTACCGAATAACTATGTAGTACGGCGGTTGTCCGATGTCAAAATATCACCTGAGTCCATCCAAGCTCATGCTAAGAGTGAAAAGGCCAATCTTGACATCCATTATGACAATCAGCCCAAAAGTAGTGAAACCAGCTTCGATGCTAGTGGCGTTAACTATGAAGGACGAGCCACCCATACAAGCGTCCCCAAAAGAGTTATAGATCTAGATGATGGTTTAAACGATGAGGAGCTTAATAGCCAGCCTTATAGCGATAATATTCAGTACGATAAAACCAGTAAAACGCCAGCTACTAGCAGCGACAATATCTCTGATAGTACAGCTGGCAACAAAGAAGCTGACAGTAAAACTACTGGAGAGGCAAAAAACCCTTTACCCAAACCTAAGAAGCCGCCTAAGCTTCCTAATTAA
- the pdxA gene encoding 4-hydroxythreonine-4-phosphate dehydrogenase PdxA — protein MQNKPLLITTGEPVGIGMDVVLLLAEAGKLQDFERPIWITADAKAMQARADDLIAAGILTSCPSWQTIDLQQDAVQENPEQKNPEQQGMEQQGMEMLETLSSLAPMEDQAFMVLNTSCGAPVVAGQIDINNAPMVAEQLQIAHNLAANNTVAAIVTGPLQKSALIDADIKLLDGTMFSGHTEFFMQQSGCDKVVMMLANQKMKVALVTTHLALKDVPAAITRENVRQTVQIVLDDMRAKFGLEQPRILVCGLNPHAGEGGHLGLEEREIINPVLQEFIAKGVDISEAMPADTLFTTRHLSTCDAVIAMYHDQGLPVLKSHGFGDTVNLTLGLPYIRTSVDHGTALDLAGRGGASTTSLYQALLMANEMANKVTAPS, from the coding sequence ATGCAAAACAAACCCCTGCTCATAACTACCGGCGAACCAGTAGGTATTGGAATGGACGTGGTATTGCTGTTAGCAGAAGCCGGTAAGCTCCAAGACTTTGAGCGTCCTATTTGGATAACCGCTGATGCAAAAGCGATGCAAGCACGGGCAGATGATTTGATAGCGGCTGGTATACTCACTAGCTGTCCAAGCTGGCAAACTATTGATTTGCAACAAGACGCTGTACAAGAAAACCCTGAACAAAAAAACCCTGAGCAACAAGGTATGGAGCAACAAGGTATGGAGATGCTAGAAACGCTATCTTCTTTAGCGCCTATGGAAGATCAAGCTTTTATGGTGCTCAATACAAGCTGCGGCGCTCCAGTAGTAGCGGGTCAAATCGATATTAATAATGCACCAATGGTAGCTGAACAATTACAGATTGCTCATAACTTAGCGGCAAATAACACCGTGGCTGCTATCGTCACCGGACCCCTACAAAAATCGGCCCTGATTGATGCTGATATCAAATTGTTAGATGGCACCATGTTTAGCGGGCATACGGAGTTTTTTATGCAGCAAAGTGGCTGCGATAAAGTGGTCATGATGCTTGCCAATCAAAAAATGAAAGTTGCTTTGGTGACCACCCATTTAGCCCTTAAAGACGTACCCGCTGCTATTACCCGTGAAAATGTACGTCAAACCGTACAAATTGTCCTTGATGATATGCGCGCCAAGTTTGGTCTAGAACAGCCGCGCATTTTGGTTTGTGGACTCAATCCGCATGCCGGCGAGGGTGGACATTTAGGCTTAGAGGAGCGAGAGATTATCAACCCGGTATTACAAGAGTTTATCGCCAAAGGGGTCGATATATCGGAGGCCATGCCTGCTGATACGCTATTTACTACTCGGCATCTGAGTACTTGTGATGCGGTGATTGCCATGTATCACGATCAAGGGTTGCCGGTTCTAAAATCGCACGGCTTTGGTGATACGGTGAACTTAACTTTAGGTTTGCCTTATATTCGAACCTCTGTCGATCACGGCACGGCGCTGGACTTAGCAGGCCGCGGCGGCGCTAGCACTACAAGCTTATACCAAGCATTACTAATGGCTAATGAGATGGCAAACAAGGTAACTGCTCCATCTTGA